gacacttcccgcatgacgcctacccaatatcaagcccatcttgccggaattgagtatatggcaagacaaattggtattccgcctacaggtggcttgagtgcaccgccaccgccttcgggggatgattcaccGGCGAAGTAGtttttaagtgtgtaatttttaatttctactattttaaattatgtcttttttatttatttttttagattttaattatgtgtttttttttgctttttttaggattttaaaatgtaattttattttatttaatgaagtgtgtttttataattgaatttgttggaaataaaaaaatgaaattgaataaatagttaatggatgagatggttaagagatggttaagagatggagggatgcatgTGCTaactcttagttaagagatggagtgaaaagtacagtatgacccatgaatagttaagagatgagacggttaagagacggataagagacagcgttgcggatgacctgATGTTAAATTACAATGTAGTCGATTTCCCTAATGAAGGGTGTCGTCTCCGACCGGATCATACTCCAGATGAGGTTAATTATCCTTATCATTTTCCCTCCTCTTTCAGTATACagatatactccatccgtccaccaTTCAAAGAGTTATTTTTacttggcacgaatttttaaaaattgtttaactttggAAAGAAAAGTAAACGGAGAAAGTAAGTGTAATGTACacccattttttatatattaattttgtaattcatTGTGAGTttaaaatgttagtggaatgtgaggtctgtatatcaaaagtggaaaaaagtaaaatgattctttaaatcgtggacaaccaaaaatgataaaatgattgaTTAAATGGTGGATACAGGGAGTACTCCCTATTTTTGTCAAGTCCAATTTAAGGAGATTATTATGTTTTACATCCTGTAATGAAGTATGGTTACAAGGTAGATGTAATGCTGAACCAGAATGGTGGTACATCCTTAGCTGATTGAAATAAGATTCATGCATATTACTCTCCTCGTCTCACTCTAAGTGAGATGTTCACATTTTTTAGGATGTTTCATTCTaattaacacattttctaaaatagacttattattattatctcaaatttattattctttagtTCTTTCTACACAACTTACAAAATATAATTGCATAACTCGTGCCGAACATGAATGTTCCCCTTAAAATGGGACGAATGGAGATAATAAATTTGAGACAATGCGAGAGCTTGCATAAATAAGTTTGTAAAAAAGTCCATAGAACTGCATAGTCTAAAATTGTATAGAACTCATGTGATATTTATTACAAGTTTACATTTTCCAAACACATGTATAAatacaaatttcaaataataagCTCGATGCATTTCAACGATAGTTTAGTAGGATTGGGATATGGCCGTGGAGCAATTAATAAGAGCATTCACTATAGGGCCGGCGCCCCGGCCGCCCCCGAACCGCCGTCGCCGCGCTTACGTGGGAAGTGTCCACCCCCAGGCGGACACATTTTTTGGACGGAAGGCCCATCGGCGAGAAGGCGCCGAGGATGCGCCGGGCATGCTTCGCCACGCCGATAGGCGCGCCAGCAGAGGCCGGacactttttttatataattattttcgaaaattttattataaataccactcctccacacacacttcacactccatctatttttttgtattttttttaaagtggcgggggctattggaagtgtccagcTTAAAGTGGATACTTTAATAACATCTATTTTTTGTGGTAGTAGTTAGATGATCTTATCCTGTCTTAGAAGGGAGAATTATTTACAATAAATTCAACCAAGTACAAAGTTTATAGATTGTTAGGTACACGAATTAAAAGATATCCTTATTATCTATTCTAATGTTAATAGTAGTAGCAAATTAAACACACATTAGTagcaaaaaatataggaaattcGTTTATCTACAATAACCAAGTTTTGACAAGCTTGAAGATAGAAGACATGAAAAATATCTCTGTAACTACAAGAATGTAGTAGTTTTTTTGATAACAAGATTGCTCATCTCtgcaaaaaaaaatccaaaatgaAGCATCCATCTTCTTCAATCAACCAACAGAAATTTGGCTGGTTGAAGGAGTGCAACTCCCCCCCTCTCTGAGCTGCTGTATTTCTTGTATATAACCTTCAGTTTCTGAAGTCCAGCCAACGCATGAAGCGCGACGAGCTTCTTAGCACAATCCCTACAAGCAAATATCATTCATCACAACATCAACACACACAAAAATCAATTTCATTAAGTTAAGGTTGCCTAATGATGTGGTTGGTAGTTTCAAGATTCTCACATGAGCTGTTGTTCTGCGAAACCAGTGTGCATTTTGAGTGTCTCATTCCACACTGGAGACTTCTGCAGCGCGCATCTTGCTGCGAAGACTGCTGAGGCAGCAATCATAGAGGGAGAGTACTCAAGAATCGCGTAGTCCATCATCCCTAGCTCAGCAAGAAAATAGACCATATTCTCCACCTACAAACACGATCAAATCATCATTCATCACACTAGGTGATTAAGATACTAGGAAATGCGTTGTTGAGGGGACACGTTGTCTTACATCAGAACCGGTCATTGATGCTTTGATGAAGCGAGCAAGGAACACATAAGGCGTTGGGACAGTCAAGTTCCACTCGAGCTCCCCTAGGATCCTCTTCTCCATCACCAATACTTGCTCGTTGGTGTAGCTTCGATCCGAGATGCACACCAAGTCATTCACCTACAAAAGATCACATGAGACCTAGATAACCTAACTTTTGTTCAATCAAAATGGACTCTTCTGGCAACCTGAGGCGCCCATATCTCTTCGTATTTGGAGGCTATGAGCATTGCCCCCATTCCCACCAACTGCAGCTCCCTTCTTAAAATAGTCTTGGATGCTAGAAACCTATCAATGATGTTGATAGTGAGGTATAGTGTCTCAAGAGAGAGCTCAAATTTGTAGTGGACTTGAATCAGCCAATCAATCAGAATTGCCCTCATTCTCTCATTTATCTCCGGCTGCGAATCCATATAGTCTTTAGCCCTTCCCTCATTCTGCAAAATGTATAAAAACATCACAAACAGCAACATATATAGTAGTACAATGTAATTAATCTCCTTTACCCCTAAAAACTTTGATGTATCATGTATATATACCTCAACTGACTTGTAGAATTTATAAATCTCCTCAACATACTCAACAACAGCCAAATCATTGCCCAAATCCTGAGCATCGATATCAACAACCGTTGCAGCCTGCAAAATAGCCAGGGAAACCACACATGAGAATTGGGGGAAACTGCAATAGCCCTCCACATGAAAAAAACTTGGGAACAACATATGTGACCTTGCTTCTTGCTGTGAGGGCTGAGGTGAGAGTTGGAAGCTTCTTTTTCGGCTCAATTTCCTTGCTAAGAAGCTTCCTCTCTTTTACTGGAACTTCATTTGAATCTGGGCTAATCTCAATGATCTCCTCTGGCTTAGGTTTTGTGCTCACAGCTTTCTTCTGCACCGGCCTATGCGCCACCGCCCTCTTCTCTGGCAGAGCTGCATTGGCCTCCAGTGAATTCTGCAAGATTCAGACAACACAGATAAGATAAACTAATGGAATTATATCAAAAGCAGAGAAGAAATAAATAGGGTTCAGGAAAAACcttgttggtttgagcttgtgCATTAGCGAGTGCTCTAGCACCAAAACTcctaaaacacacacacacacacacacacacacacgcaacATGATCAAGGGCTATCCAAagttttcatcttttttttccCCAATATTCGTGAGAGTATGAAAGATGGTATTAACTGAGGATTGACGATACCTCGTAACAGGTCGAGAAATCCGAGGAATCGGTTTGCTTTCAACAGCCACTTCAACAGGGATGAGATTCCCAATGTCGCCCAGTGCGCGGCGGCTCTTCCTCTCCGCCGCCACTTTGTTCTGTTTATTCGCGGCGGCGCCCCCCCGCACCGCCTCCTCTGTAAAATTCACAGAAGCAAGGTTCGATTTCATTGAAGGAAAAGGAAATAATCCAAGAAATGAGAGAAGGAATATAAGACATCTTGATTATCAATACATTGATCACCTCTCCCAACCAAAAATTAGGATCAAAAGGGTGAAATCAAGGATCAAGAGAATATGAATCCATCTTCAATCAATCCAAAACAGTGAAATGACATCTTGATTATCAACACGCTCatcaccccccccccccccaaaaatgATTTCTTTTTTAAGATCAAAAGGGTGAAATCGAGAGAATCCATTTCCCTTTAGATGAACGAATAAAAGCATGTCATCTTCAACAAGAAACAGTGAAAGATGGagcgaaaaagaaaaaaaatgaaattttaaaaagaaatgcagaaGATGAATTACGTTGTTGAACCATCTGCCTTGAGGCCATTATCAAAATCTTGGAGAAAATAAAACTCTGAAACCGTCTTCTTATGCTACTTgccttcttctttctctctctcgctGGAAAAGTAAGGGAACTtgatgaagagagggagagcAAATGGGGTTTTAAGGCTACAGAGCGCGGCGATTAATTTCATAATCTTCAACGGTCTCATTGATTTTGAATTTTCCAACCGTTGGATCAAATGGATCGAACGGTTTAGATCAGTTTTACCTTAAAGCCTATTTAACCCGTTTGCAATGATAAAAATTAGTACTTGTGTTTTGAGGTCACAAATAATAATATGAATAAGAAATTACACAAATCCAACTAAAACGCAAATTACACAATTtgaaataaaactaatatagtATCAATGTGAATGGTTAATAACATTAATCCAAGACCAACAGTTATCTATTTTGAATCTTTGATTCACCTTTTATATGTTATTGACTTATTATTGTTGGCGATAAagctttatattttattattaaaatgggatgaataatattaaaaaaatcgagcATAGCAACATAATGAAAGTTTTGTAATGCTATGGACCCCAAATTAACTATCCAAATTTAGGCGTTTAAATTTATACTTTTGTAGATAAATTTGCATTATAAATAGATCATTCTTTTGATCATTCACAATGTGTGCATATTGCATAGACACAAATATGTTTCTTTTAGGGAAAGAAAGACGATATAGACacaaatatgtttttttaggGAAAGAAAGACGATGACAAGGAAGGGAATCTCATAGCTTGGGAAACCATtcaaaaactaattaattatggaAGCTTAGGTGTGGGTGATATCTCTACTAGAAATTATGCCTTATTATTCAAATGGTGGTGGAGTTTCACTAAAGAGCAAAATCCGTTGTTGAAGGAAAGTGTCAAATCCAAccacgatattgagtatctcatGGAGTTCTAGAAGATGGATAAAAAGTGTCTAACAAGTATAGGGCTAGATCATTGACTTTAACAATTTTAACCTGGCAGTGCAACATACAATTTTAACCTTGTACCCATGTTTGGGGGTGGCAGTTTACTTGTTTGTACTCAACCAGACAACGAAGCGCAGttcggtggtaagacgctttACCTCCGACCTataggtcgggggtccgagtcacttcggggggtaGATAGGGAACCATCGTTGATCCTCCTTAAAAAAAAACCTGGCAGTGCAACATACAACTAAGAAAGGAATTCTTGTGAAAGTTGGTGGCAAGCCGTATACAGGCTTTTGGCTCGACTATTAGACAAGGACTGAGAGTTTAAAAATTGTTTACCTAAACCGTTTATGATACCGATGCAGAATGAAAATCTTATTGAGAACATGGGGGACTGGGAAGAAGAAGGCTGGAGATGGTATTTCAAATGGAGAAGTAAAATATTTGCGCGGGAAGAAGACTTAGTTGGTGACATCCTAGTAGCCGTGAACCAATCAAACATTAGGGATGTGAGGGTGTGGTCAGGTGATAAGTCAAATCCTTTTTTAGTATCTAACTTTGTCTAGTAGGTTTTCAAGCGAATGGAGAAAGAGAGCTCACCCTCATACCTAGGTCGAATACATTGGAGGAACCGCGCCGCACCACGAGCTCAACTTCATCTATGGTTCATTTTCCAAGGAAGACTCAATACCAAATAGAGATTGCACAAGTTAAATGTTGCTTTCATTGAGGATATCGATATGTTCTATGCATGGAGGAAACAGAAACCATCGATCACCTCTTTTTCAGTTGGAATATCTCCAGCAACCTTTGGTATTATTGTTGGCAATGGAACATATCTCTGTGTCACCCCAAACAGTCAAGATGTCCTTTCACTCTTGGTTCCACACTTCTTTCAAAAATTTTGACTAGCAGTTATGGATCGTTATGTTCTAAGTCATCACATGGTCCATTTGAGATATTCAGAATTAGATTTACTTTTCAAGTTTTCAAGCATAACTGGGAGTTCGAGGAGAGAAGACTATTTTGGTGCATGAGTGCTTAGGCAATAAGTACGCTGTTGCAACGCACTATGCACACGACACCAACACATATATTTGCTTGAGTATACAAAGTCGTTTTGGCCAATGGATGGACGATACgtgacaataaaaaaaaaatcatcattaTATACAAATGCATTTCCAACACTTCCAACACTTGTTTTTTTATTACCACAAAAAATGCGAAAAATTTCCCTAATGAGGGTATGATTAAAATGCACCGTAATAAAACTAATACCAAATATGAACCCTTAGGTAAAAAATTGGATGATGGATATCTAGGATTTTCGCCGACATTAGTTATATGTGACTTGGACATTATGGGTAAAATGGTTCAATTGATAATTGTattatacatacatataatttaaaaatacataatactTTATTGGCATTACATACACCATACTTCATGCATTAGGTATACTACACTTATAGAATTAGATACAGCTACTTGTGACTTTGAAAACATGTTTAAACAACATTACAATTTATTCGGCATCATGTACATTGAATTTAGGGCATTTCATATACTGCACTTAGTGCACATTACATACAACTGTTTCCAAATTTGAAAACACACTTTAACAACATTACAATTTTTTTGACATTATATACATTAAACTTAAGGCATATCAACATTGACTCATGGCATCGTAGCAATGCAATGACTTTATAGAAATATTCCAATTATAATTTCGTGCGATTTTTTCGTCGGAATGTATGCAATTGAGATTTCGTTAGAATCCTCGTaaattatatgaaaaaataatttaaatcgagaaagttaaataagataatttaagttttatgattttttttattgaattttttaagGATTGACTTAGATTTTTTCTAGTTTAcctttaatatattaaataaattatataaatctACCATATGTTGCAATCTAAGCAGttaattattctaatttatTAGTTCTATTTTAGTTTAGCATAAGAATAAGTTTTGATATATTACGTACCCGTAATTATGTTTATACAGGTCTCAAAGATATATGGATGATTTTTGGGCTTGAACCCTATATGATAGCTATACATATTATATACCTATAGGAGGCGTTCGGTTGGAGGGATGAAATCTCAAGATTTAATCTATTCATGTTCTCTTCATTAGACTCAAGCTCAAGATTATATCATAGATGGATAATCCCAAGACTAGAAGTCAGAGCCACACCCCTCCGAAAAAATAATCTTGGCTTCCGATTAAGATTTTGGACATTTCTATCCTGTTAGATATagtgggaagaaattcccaagccgtgtacaggcggtactctaactattacaatcgaaaggaaacttgcaacaaaagaggaatgaaaattacaacggaaataaagcaaaccaaatttataagtcgagtcgaggaaagccctctttccgcaagacaaattacgccccggctagtgctcacggaatggcgtatttcccccaaagataaaatgacttcc
This portion of the Salvia splendens isolate huo1 chromosome 10, SspV2, whole genome shotgun sequence genome encodes:
- the LOC121750753 gene encoding G2/mitotic-specific cyclin S13-7-like, translated to MASRQMVQQQEAVRGGAAANKQNKVAAERKSRRALGDIGNLIPVEVAVESKPIPRISRPVTRSFGARALANAQAQTNKNSLEANAALPEKRAVAHRPVQKKAVSTKPKPEEIIEISPDSNEVPVKERKLLSKEIEPKKKLPTLTSALTARSKAATVVDIDAQDLGNDLAVVEYVEEIYKFYKSVENEGRAKDYMDSQPEINERMRAILIDWLIQVHYKFELSLETLYLTINIIDRFLASKTILRRELQLVGMGAMLIASKYEEIWAPQVNDLVCISDRSYTNEQVLVMEKRILGELEWNLTVPTPYVFLARFIKASMTGSDVENMVYFLAELGMMDYAILEYSPSMIAASAVFAARCALQKSPVWNETLKMHTGFAEQQLMDCAKKLVALHALAGLQKLKVIYKKYSSSERGGVALLQPAKFLLVD